In Penaeus vannamei isolate JL-2024 chromosome 21, ASM4276789v1, whole genome shotgun sequence, the DNA window tctctctccttccttctctctctctctctctctctccctccctccctccctcccttcctttccctccctccctccctctctcttttaccccctctcactctttctacctttacctccctttccctcctattcccactTCAACACATCTACCCATCCTCCTATCTATCCACCGCCATCTATCTCATCTCTTCACACAACCGCATCTCCACAACTCCAGTATCATACCacaaccctctctctttctctcctattcccatcTCAACACATCTACCCATCCTCCTATCTATCCACCgccatctatctcatctctccacACAACCGCATCTCCACAACTCCAGTATCataccacaaccccctccctttccctcctattcccactTCAACACATCTACCCATCCTCCTATCTATCCACCgccatctatctcatctctccacAACTCGTGTATCATACcacttacctctccctttccctcctattcccactTCAACACATCTACCCATcctcctatctatccatcatcatcTATCTCACCTCTCCACAACTCCTGTAGCATACCAACCAAGCTTTATTAACCGAATCCACAGCACGTGATCTGAGTCTCCGAGCACGAAGAACCTCGCGAAGAAAATCAATTAAACCTCCAGCGTCGCCAAAAATCCCCGTAGCACGAGAGGGGCGCGTGTTAAGGACAGGAAACCCGGTGCTAAAAATGGGTGTTAATGGACAGGACGTTCGTAGGCAGCGGCGGAGTCGTCTCTTGAGCGCGTCTCAATTATACAACATGACACGGGGAGacggagggtgtggggtgtggggcgtggggtgtggggtgtggggtgtggggtgtggggtgtggggcgtggggtgtggggtgtggggtgtggggtgtggggtgtggggcgtggggtgtggggtgtggggtgtggggcgtggggtgtggggtgtggggtgtggggtgttggggtgtggggcgtggggtgtggggtgtggggtgtggggcgtggggtgtggggtgtggggtgtggggcgtggggtgtggggtgtggggtgtggggtgtggggtgtggggtgtggggcggggggtgtggggcgtggggtgtggggtgtggggtgtgccGCCTTTGTTGGGGgggatcttctctctttctctcttcttcttcctcttctcttcctcctttcctgttcttctttacgtcgcttcctcctctcttcccattctcttcctcctttcctgttcttcttcgcttcgcctcctcctctcttcccattctcttcctcctttcctgttcttcttcgcgtggtttcctcctctcctgttctcctgttctactcttcctgttctcttcctcttctgctctccttcgctttgcttcctcctctcttcttctgctcttcttcacatcgcttcttctcctgttcttcttttcctcatttcctctcctgctctccttctttcttcctcctctcttcctctcctgctcccatgccctcccctcctgccttcttctgctttcctatcctccccctccttagctccatcttctcacttttcttcctctccttccctcccctctcctccctctccacatcttccttccttctgattttctcttcccttccctcacttcctcccctcttctcctctccttcttcgattcatttctctcctcctctctccatcttctccttttccctccactcccactccctcttttccttccctcagttctttcgtccctctcttcccttacttcttaccctgccttccctctctctctctcccttccccttcctccctttattcttccctctccctattctcctttctatcccccccttctccctcccctccccactcccccctccggttcactccctcctcatcttcgGTATCCTACCCTGACCTTCTCCCTATACTTCCCTTCttttgacctcctcctcctcctccttccctcccattccctctcttcccgcttCGTTATTTGAAATGCGTTTGTGgccttgcgtttttttttctctgtgtgtttttttttttttttttggggggggggagtaatgctattttttgtttgttcctttgtcGTAAGCCGCTTGGGTATTAAGCTGTTTGACAAAATCTTTAAACAGTTATatgtttacaaaatatatatatatatatatgtatatatatatatatagatatagatatagatatatatgtatatatatatatatatatatatatatatgtatatatatatacatacatatatatatatatatatatatatatatatatatatatatatatatatatatatatacatacatatatatatacacacacgtgtgtgtaatatatatatatatatatatatatatatatatatatatatatatatatagatagatagatagatagatatacacacaacacacacacacacacacacacacacacacacaacacacacacacacacacacactcactcacatttacacacacacaacacacgcacttacacacaaacacctgtaaatatgtatgtatgtccgcatGTACTGTATCTATACCTACAAAGCTCTTTAGACCATCTCAGAGTTTCTTTTTCTCCTGAAGAGTACCTGAAGTAaatcgattccccccccccccatgcacatTGCACGGCCGTTGCTCAAGTTGCACACCAGCTGGGCCGTGTTCCATAGATACGGAAACGTGTAATGACTTGCCTGAGAAAAAAGACCCATATGAAATCACGAAGGTGCAACagcagaggggggaagaagaggagtttCTGCACGTAAGAGTCGAATTAGAATAGAtttaggaatagaaaaaaaatgggggagggggggggaggagttttttttttcctgagcacctttcctgtttctttttttttttcttctctctctgtaactttttttttttttacttttgtttttcgatttttttctttttcgtttatttcctttttctttttctttccgtattttaggtttctttttctttttcttttcttgtttttcttttcttttacttcctcttttatttactctttctctttccatttctttttctctctctctctcattctttctctttctttctttttccctttttccttctcttttcttctcttttatccctctttctccctctcttttatttttttctctttcgattttctttttattttctctctctctctctctctcttttttcgaccCCAACATCTATCCGCCTGTCATATGACAACGCTTATGCCAGGGTGTCTCTTACTGTCATAATCGGAAATTACGCGATTCCGAATATgacaaaaagggaataaaaagaaataggtaagaaggaagataaatatagaaataggaagataaactagattaagagaagagaagagaataagaaacggAAAGTAATGGAaacaaaaaagacgagaaaaaaacgaaaacaagataaaaaatctGTTAAAAAtaacagaaggaaagaatgagccagacagagagagagagagagagagagagagagagagagagagagagagagagagagagagagagagagagagagagagagagagagagagagagagagagagagatagaaagagaaagagagagagagagagagagagagaaagagaaagagaaagagagagcaataaagacaataacacacGCAACTCTATAATGAAGCGTAATTTGGACGAATAAATTCATAATCAGTGGGAATtgtatgggagagggggagggggagggggggaggggggaatcttACCTTAGCGACACCCCTTTctcctgttcttgtttttattttgtgtgtgtcttattcCCATTTGGTTTGTTGggtgattgtttttctttttctgcttcttcctcctttggtcatgttgttttttgttctttttctctcttttctttcttttcttcctatccacctccttcatcatctcctctttttccttcttcctcttcttcttcttctttttcttcatcttcttcttcttcttcttcttctcctcctcctttttcttcttttccttttttctttttcttattctccttcctattcctcctcctcctcctcctcattattatcattattattatcattactattatattattatcattattatcattatcattattatagtcataattatcataatcatcattatcattattactactattgtattgtcagtatcattattattgtcatgattttactttatttcattaatCTACTTTACAAGCGTGCTATGTGTATCAACATAGATTTAAAGAcacgatgaaccgtattcatgttgacaaatgtggaaaggtatgaatgagaacgaatatcttcacaatacaagagatgtattttaccggtttcacttataccttcgtcagaaatacataaaatacatctcttgtattgtgaagatattcgttctcatccatgCCTCtccacattcacagacacaaaaAGTCTAATAGTTTTTACTTGTGTGTAATCTCGACAACATAATTTTTACGTTTGATAATTACTTCCGCACAGTTGAAATTACTTAAAAGTACTTTCATAAGGGGGAACAGCTGATaagacttcctttctctctcactctctctctttccgtttgtctgtctatctaaacgtatgtctctctctgtctctgtctgtttgtctgtctctctctctatttctctttttctatttgtctatctaaatgtatgtctctctgtctatgtctgtctgtctctctctttctatctttctgtttgtctatctatctaaatgaatctctctctctctctctctctctctttcttagtcagCCCCCCTCCCAAAAATCTAATTTCTAACATGTCTTACCGgatatattttgtgttttattgtattttttgtcattattttcttgttcacGATATTTGCTTCTTTTTAGAAGGAATAACAAAGTACATAATAACTCCCATATACGCTAGGAacaatgcacaatatatatatattttttatataatgtacTTAATTTGACATCGTAAAAGTCATGGAATGtcaactatcattgatattacaaaTGGTGAATAAATAGAGGAAACAGATTAGTAAAATAATGACTGTTCAATATGATCGTGTCTTCCTTCCCTAGTTTAACAGTATGTTAATTAGGTTCCAAaagtttgttatgattattttccgcTTTTAAAGTATATAATAGGAAAGAATTCTAGCTTAATCTCAGTCTTCACTCTAATGTCTCGTGCTCTAATGTCGATACTGACATCATTGCATCAACGTGTCTCCTTCTGCGCCCGCAGGTGGTGGCCGAGGCGAGCGACCTCCGCTGCGACGTGTGCGGCCGCGACTTCGACCGCCGCTCGAGATTGGAGGCCCATTACAAGACGCACACGGGCGAAAGGCCTTTCTCCTGTCCGTTTTGCGGCAAGAGTTTCGCCTCCAAAGGAAACtgcaacacacacatgcgcgtgcaCACCCGCGAGCGCCCGTACCAGTGTCCGCACTGCGACAAGAAGTTCTCGCAGCACGGCCAGCTCGTGATCCACATCCGGCGCCACACGGGGGAGAAGCCCTACGTGTGCCCGCACTGCAGCAAGGGCTTCACCTGCTCCAAGGTGCTCAAGATCCACGTGCGGACGCACACCGGCGAGAAGCCCTTCCAGTGCGAGTACTGCCACAAGGGCTTCGCCGCCTACGCCAACCTGGTGGTGCACCGCAGGATCCACACCCGCGAGCGCCCCTACGCCTGCCACCTGTGCGGCCGCGCCTTCGAGCACTCGGGCAACCTCAGCCGCCACGTGCGCGTGCACAGGGTGGACGGCGGCCTGCGCTGCATCCCCTGCGGACAGGTGTTCTCGTGCGAGCAGGACCTGGTGGCGCACACGGCGCACCACCACCCGCACGAGCACGCGCGTGAGGACGAGGCCGACGCCGACGGCCCTtcgccgcccgcgccctccaCCATCAACCTGCAGGACCTGGAGCAGTTCCAGCCGCCGCACGGCTACCAGCCGCCCGAGTGCGAGCCGCAGCTCACCCTCCTGACGCCCTTggcgccctcgccgcccgccgaGACGCCCCTCCCGCAGCCGTCGGAGGCGGAGGACGCGCCGGGCGAGGCCAGGGGCTGCATCACGCTCAGCGACTCGGAGGACTCGGGGCGCGAGTCGGGCGGCAGCACGGGCTACGCCACGTCGCCCGACCAGGCCTTCGAGCGCCCGCCGCCGGAGACGAGCCTGAAGGCGGAGGCGCCGGAGGCACCGCCGCCGGACGCCAAGCCCTCCGCCGGCCTCATCTCCACCACCACGCACCGCGACGGCGTCAGGGAGACGCTGGCCACCTCGCTGCCCAGCGCCATGCCCGCGCCCACGCCGCACATCAGGATGCCGCCCAAGAAGCAGCAGTACCCGGGCGGGGGCCGCACGCCCCTCAGCGTGCTGCGGGCGGCCCTCTCCACACAGCGCCCCAACCCCTCCGTTGCTCAAGCGTCCGCCGCCCAAACCTCGCCTCTCGCGGCGCAGCCTGCGTCGTCGatggcgccgccgccgcccctgtCTGCCGcgtctccccccatctcctcgcTGGCGCCCCCGCCCCTGCCCATGGCGCCGCCGCCCACCTCGACCATGGCGccgccgcccccctcctccctggggCCCCCCCTCGCGGCCCGCCTGGTGCCCCCCACGGTGGCGGTGCCCCCCGACGGCCCCTTCCCGCCCGAGCCCAGCGGCCAGAACTCGCCCCACCTCAACATCCACCAGCTGTCCCTCGGCCACCAGACCTCGGCCGCGGGGCACGCCACGCCCGTCGGCCTCGGCGCGGCGCCCTTCGCCCGCCTGTGCCCCCCCGAGGCCGAGACGCACGGCGGGGAGGCCTCGGCGGCGGAGCGCCTCTCGCCCCTCTACCGCTCGTCGCCGCGGCCGCCGTCGCCCGCCGACGCCGACGCCAACCCCCTGGACCTGTCCcgcccccccggcccccccggcggcggcggggcggacGCGTCGCCGCTGAACCTGTCGCAGCGCCTCGCCGGCGCGCACCCTGGCGGCGCTGAGTCATGCCTCGTCGGCTACGGCGGCCAGGCGGCCCACCTGCTGACGCCGGCGCCGCCACTCCCCAGCCACCTCCTGACGGCGCCGCTGCCCGCGCCGGCGTCCTCTCGCTCCAACATCCTGCGGAGGAAGTCGGCCGACGTCGCGCACGCCGACCCCAAGAAGAACAAGTCCCGGAAGGTGGCGCCGCCGCCCCTCATCCCCATCCGCAGCCCCGAGGAGGCTCCCgcgcccgccccttcctcccgcccgccGGAAGCGCTcgcccaccaccacccttcctccatgCCCgcgccgcccccctcctcctccgcctgccaCCCCTACCGCGCCCACATTCCCTCGACGCCCACGTCCGCGCCCTCCACGCTGGTCTCGTACGCGCCcgccctctccaccacctccaagaCCTCGCCCGCGCTGCCCTCGAGCCTGTCGCCCCCGCTGTCCgcgcccacgccccacgcccccgCGATGCCCTCGAGGCTGCAGCTGCCCATCCCGTCGCCGCGCTCCAAGCTCGAGGAGCCCGAGCCCGACGTCATCGTGGAGTCCGACCTGCCCAAGGACAAGTTCCTCTCGTGCTCGAAGCCGAACCTCTCGTGCATCTTCCCCGActcgagcggcggcggcggcggggggggcgggggcgcgcCCTCGCCCCTCGAGAGCATGAGGGAGAACATCCAGAGGTCGCTCCTCTCGCTCCTGCCCGGCGAGCACGAGGCCGCCTCCTTcaagaggaaggtggagacggCGCTGGTGGTGCTCGTCGGCGAGGCGCCCATGAAGCAGCTTGGATACCCCGAGAAGACGGCCGAGCAGGTGAGTGGGTGCGGGCGGATGAGTGTGCGGATGGGCGGGCGAGGTGTGGATATGATCACGAATGAGAGCAcaaaggggaatatatatatatatatatatatatatatatatatatatatatatatatatatatatatatatatagagagagagagagagagagagagagagagagagagagagagagagagagagagagagatatggaagagagagggagggatagagagatagagatagatagatagagagaaagaggagagggaagagagagagagtgaagattgagagagagaggagaaagattaagatgaataaaaaaaagaaatcgagatagagatcgagagcgagatagggaaagagagagggggaagaatgagagaaaggaggttcCACCACAATTTATGACTGAACAggtggcgcacacacacactatacgaAAACAGAAATCCCCATTGATGCTAGCATAGCAAATCCTTTTACACAAAAGCAGATCTCATAATAAAGCCATTAGTAACTAAACaccattaaaaaataaagatctaGAAGCCTGTATTATcaggagaccaaaaaaaaaaaaaaaaaaaaaaaaaaataataataattttctttcgaTTCTTCCTCTCTGACTGacaacctcttcttcctcctccaggtTCTGATCACCATCCTGGACATGGCTGGCAAAGGCCCCTGCGCAGACGTGAGGGTGGACGAACTACAGCGTCTGAAGGTCAACATGAGAAAGTTCCTCGAGTACGGCTTCCCCTCGAGGACGAGCTGGGAGGAGCTCGGCTGGAGCGGCAGGTCCATCGACAGCATCATGGACAACATCATCTCGTGGATCTCACAGAGACAGAACTCAGGAATGAAGGGTTTACACGTCGGGTTCctcgagaaaggaggagggataggagggataggaagcggagcaggaggaggaggaaagggggttagtggaggaggaggaggaggaggaggaggaggaggaggaacagcaccaggaggaggaggaggaggaggaagtggggaaagtgAAGACTTCAAACACTCCGGCACTGCCCTCAAGGCGTCATAGCCCAGGGGGGAAGACAGCGGGTGAAATCTGGCTCCCTTTCTCGCCCTGTGAATATCgtgtacaaatatttatttatttattcgcattgtacaaatatatgtgaaaaaatacGATGTCggtcttttctttttacctcgcTTTTTGGGGTTtcactttttcgttttatttatctatttttttgtttaccttAACTTGCCTTTGAtatgaggaaaatgaaatatatttaggatttaaaattcaaaaaaaaaaaaaaatctgacaaagGAAATGTTAATACAATGCTGGAATggaattatatatgattataattttgaatACAAGTATGATTCTCACCAGAAAAGAAATGTCAAACTCAACTCAAATTTTCTTAATGCCAAGAAGAtgacgagaaaagaaaatgaaacaaaatattaaagaatgtaataaaaagagaaagtaggacagagttgattataatgaaaatgaaaataattgaataatTGGTTGAATAAAGATGCCTATTGTTCACTTCCATTTCAGTATAGTGCATATAGTGACTATCAACAGTCATGATGACTatggacgataataatgatgaaaataatatgatgacggtgatggtgatcatgatgatgatagtgatgattatgatgatggtgttgatgatggtgatgatgatggtgatgatgacgatgatgatgacagtacgaataatgatgataatgataatgatgatgaacctgatgataatgatactgataatgattatggaaattaTGAAACTTGTAAcaagagtaaaagagtaaaacaTTGCTACATCAACTGTATGTCAATTAtggttgaataataataatgataataatgagaataataataatgataatcactgatAGCTAAAGAAGGAGATATTtcaaaattaaaatcaaatcCGATAAGATGAATAAACGAATAGAatgaacaaaggaaaaacaaaaaaacaaaaaaagattgaTTCAAATAATAAGTTATAT includes these proteins:
- the LOC113820627 gene encoding uncharacterized protein, encoding MEDTTSANQPSTTATPTMESAKVVAEASDLRCDVCGRDFDRRSRLEAHYKTHTGERPFSCPFCGKSFASKGNCNTHMRVHTRERPYQCPHCDKKFSQHGQLVIHIRRHTGEKPYVCPHCSKGFTCSKVLKIHVRTHTGEKPFQCEYCHKGFAAYANLVVHRRIHTRERPYACHLCGRAFEHSGNLSRHVRVHRVDGGLRCIPCGQVFSCEQDLVAHTAHHHPHEHAREDEADADGPSPPAPSTINLQDLEQFQPPHGYQPPECEPQLTLLTPLAPSPPAETPLPQPSEAEDAPGEARGCITLSDSEDSGRESGGSTGYATSPDQAFERPPPETSLKAEAPEAPPPDAKPSAGLISTTTHRDGVRETLATSLPSAMPAPTPHIRMPPKKQQYPGGGRTPLSVLRAALSTQRPNPSVAQASAAQTSPLAAQPASSMAPPPPLSAASPPISSLAPPPLPMAPPPTSTMAPPPPSSLGPPLAARLVPPTVAVPPDGPFPPEPSGQNSPHLNIHQLSLGHQTSAAGHATPVGLGAAPFARLCPPEAETHGGEASAAERLSPLYRSSPRPPSPADADANPLDLSRPPGPPGGGGADASPLNLSQRLAGAHPGGAESCLVGYGGQAAHLLTPAPPLPSHLLTAPLPAPASSRSNILRRKSADVAHADPKKNKSRKVAPPPLIPIRSPEEAPAPAPSSRPPEALAHHHPSSMPAPPPSSSACHPYRAHIPSTPTSAPSTLVSYAPALSTTSKTSPALPSSLSPPLSAPTPHAPAMPSRLQLPIPSPRSKLEEPEPDVIVESDLPKDKFLSCSKPNLSCIFPDSSGGGGGGGGGAPSPLESMRENIQRSLLSLLPGEHEAASFKRKVETALVVLVGEAPMKQLGYPEKTAEQVLITILDMAGKGPCADVRVDELQRLKVNMRKFLEYGFPSRTSWEELGWSGRSIDSIMDNIISWISQRQNSGMKGGGGGGGGGGGTAPGGGGGGGSGESEDFKHSGTALKAS